One Nitrospina watsonii DNA segment encodes these proteins:
- a CDS encoding phosphocholine cytidylyltransferase family protein yields MQAIILLAGYGSRLGRDDIPHKSLLPFGDETLLSRHLRILEELGIEKAVLVVGHNRDAVKDYVRGLGGAMPVEFVDNPDYLETGNTLSLVLGLRDRPGTLLVMDGDVLYPRRVLEKYVSNSQAPSFAVVSVDVNDTEASKVLLDESLCIHSFVTKRDLTAEEKLRYKVAGEAIGFFLLTPRLAEALIDLYDACPDEWDTSLWEIPLSELAPGAQISPFYILQDGCIEIDTQDDYEEALARFNQNPEIY; encoded by the coding sequence ATGCAAGCCATCATCCTTCTCGCGGGCTATGGATCGCGTCTCGGGCGCGATGACATCCCGCACAAAAGCCTGCTGCCCTTTGGCGACGAAACGCTGCTGTCGCGCCACCTCCGCATTCTTGAGGAGTTGGGCATCGAAAAAGCCGTGCTGGTCGTGGGCCACAACCGCGACGCGGTCAAGGACTATGTGCGCGGCCTGGGCGGCGCCATGCCCGTCGAATTTGTGGACAACCCCGACTACCTGGAGACCGGCAATACGCTGTCGCTGGTGCTGGGCCTGCGCGACCGCCCAGGCACCCTGCTGGTCATGGACGGCGACGTGCTCTACCCGCGCCGGGTGCTGGAAAAGTACGTGAGCAACTCGCAAGCGCCGTCGTTTGCCGTGGTGTCGGTGGATGTCAACGATACCGAGGCGAGCAAGGTGCTGCTCGACGAATCCCTGTGCATCCATTCCTTTGTCACCAAGCGCGACCTGACGGCGGAAGAAAAGCTGCGGTACAAGGTGGCGGGCGAGGCCATCGGCTTTTTCCTGCTGACGCCCCGGCTGGCGGAGGCGCTGATCGACCTCTACGATGCCTGCCCTGATGAATGGGACACCAGCCTGTGGGAAATCCCGCTTTCGGAGCTCGCCCCCGGCGCCCAGATCTCCCCGTTCTACATTCTTCAGGACGGGTGTATAGAAATTGATACGCAGGACGATTACGAAGAAGCCCTCGCCCGGTTCAATCAGAATCCCGAAATTTACTGA
- the thiS gene encoding sulfur carrier protein ThiS produces MLRLVINGEDRHTESSQNILDLLRELDITGSHIAVAVNLEVIPRAAYADTRLKEGDKIEIVHAVGGGTGLPGCPSNPITHNATLC; encoded by the coding sequence ATGCTGCGTCTGGTCATCAACGGCGAAGACAGGCACACCGAGTCCAGCCAGAACATCCTAGATTTGTTGCGGGAGTTGGACATCACCGGCAGCCACATTGCCGTGGCGGTCAACCTGGAAGTCATCCCGCGCGCGGCCTACGCCGACACCCGGCTCAAGGAAGGCGACAAGATCGAAATCGTGCACGCCGTGGGGGGCGGAACAGGACTCCCCGGCTGCCCGTCAAACCCGATAACCCATAACGCAACGCTTTGCTGA
- a CDS encoding tetratricopeptide repeat protein: MANLDTILSVIVGLLIVGAAVYVFRSRKYEPPPDREQPPWEVPLQPGADEPQFSPEDRKFFEEVLGVDVDEHKEFLRPLAALEEAQGVHFRDLYASNEDLACNFWEGVAHSYFEEKHYERAADCYLKSLDFHLKQSTEETSETAQLRCNLGVALTETGRGSEAIHQFEKSLHFNNECGEDNREVIATLLHNLGWAWETDGDNTKALDYYERSLALCEEIGHQDGIENLKPKIQTLQHEK; encoded by the coding sequence ATGGCCAATCTCGACACCATTCTTTCCGTCATCGTCGGCCTGCTGATCGTGGGTGCGGCGGTGTACGTGTTCCGCTCGCGCAAGTACGAGCCGCCCCCCGACCGCGAACAACCGCCGTGGGAAGTGCCGCTGCAACCGGGTGCCGACGAGCCGCAGTTCTCGCCGGAGGACCGCAAGTTTTTCGAGGAAGTGCTGGGCGTCGATGTCGATGAACACAAGGAATTCTTAAGGCCACTGGCGGCATTGGAAGAAGCGCAGGGGGTGCACTTCCGCGACCTCTACGCCAGCAACGAAGACCTGGCGTGCAATTTCTGGGAAGGCGTCGCGCATTCCTATTTCGAGGAAAAGCATTATGAGCGGGCCGCCGACTGCTACCTGAAGTCGCTCGACTTTCATCTCAAGCAATCCACGGAAGAGACCTCCGAAACGGCGCAACTGCGCTGCAACCTGGGCGTCGCCCTCACCGAAACCGGGCGCGGTAGCGAGGCCATCCACCAGTTCGAAAAATCCCTCCACTTCAACAACGAATGCGGCGAGGACAACCGCGAAGTGATCGCCACTCTGCTGCACAACCTGGGCTGGGCGTGGGAAACCGACGGCGACAACACCAAGGCGCTCGACTACTACGAACGCTCTCTCGCCCTGTGCGAAGAGATCGGCCACCAGGATGGCATCGAAAACCTCAAACCGAAAATCCAGACCCTCCAACACGAAAAATAG
- a CDS encoding TRAP transporter TatT component family protein, which produces MIPIPFKKFLRSATLVCAFVLVPLAAHSSIVEAAPCSMYEGEAGWDAVQRTKIELVKHFQYQPLTHRDFCQLAHLDYKLAQWEPQVKAEHLNRCLENVEKALDHNPQAGIAYFLRGLCLGRQGQMQGLWASLNIIDPVRTAMEMARQLDPALDHGGPDRALGRMLYELPFFLGGDLKKSIEHLETAVQLGPDYWENHYYLAQSYMSQKRYRDAKRELQDALKMAGSVNEEPHMEDHRRHIRELLREVERRLD; this is translated from the coding sequence ATGATACCCATTCCATTCAAAAAATTTTTGCGGAGCGCGACTCTGGTTTGCGCGTTTGTCCTGGTCCCGCTGGCGGCCCATTCTTCCATAGTGGAAGCCGCGCCTTGTTCGATGTACGAAGGCGAGGCGGGATGGGATGCGGTGCAGCGCACTAAGATCGAGCTGGTAAAACATTTCCAGTACCAGCCGCTGACGCATCGCGACTTCTGCCAGCTCGCCCATCTCGACTACAAGCTGGCGCAATGGGAGCCGCAGGTGAAGGCGGAGCACCTGAACCGCTGCCTGGAAAACGTGGAGAAGGCCCTCGACCACAACCCGCAGGCGGGCATTGCCTATTTCCTGCGCGGCTTGTGCCTGGGTCGCCAGGGCCAGATGCAGGGGTTGTGGGCCAGTTTGAACATCATCGATCCCGTCCGCACCGCCATGGAGATGGCGCGGCAGCTCGACCCGGCGCTGGATCATGGCGGACCCGACCGCGCTCTGGGGCGCATGCTTTACGAATTGCCTTTCTTTTTGGGCGGTGATCTGAAAAAATCCATCGAGCATCTGGAAACCGCCGTCCAACTGGGGCCGGATTACTGGGAGAACCATTATTACCTCGCCCAGTCCTACATGTCCCAAAAGCGGTACCGGGATGCGAAGCGGGAATTGCAGGATGCTCTCAAGATGGCCGGGTCCGTGAACGAAGAGCCTCACATGGAAGACCACCGCCGGCACATCCGCGAATTGTTGCGCGAGGTGGAGCGCCGTTTGGATTGA
- a CDS encoding thiazole synthase, translated as MTTATETDSHQLKIGNKTFNSRLIVGTGKYPSFEMNKQALEISGAEMITVAVRRIELDKTKESILNYIDPKKYTLLPNTAGCFNVKEAVMTCQLAREAGLGDFVKVEVIGDPKTLFPDNEATLEACKLLVKDGFTVLPYCMDDVVLCKKLEDAGCAAVMPLAAPIGSGLGIRNPYNVKLILEAVKVPVIIDAGVGTASDAARAMELGVAGLLMNTAIAQAKDPLKMAKAMRLGVECGRLAFEAGRIPKKLYATASSPLDGLIDV; from the coding sequence ATGACCACCGCAACAGAAACCGACAGTCACCAACTCAAAATCGGCAACAAGACATTCAACTCGCGCCTCATCGTCGGCACCGGCAAGTACCCGTCGTTCGAGATGAACAAGCAGGCGCTCGAAATTTCCGGCGCGGAGATGATCACCGTCGCCGTGCGGCGCATCGAACTCGACAAAACCAAAGAGTCCATCCTCAACTACATCGATCCCAAAAAGTACACGTTGCTGCCCAACACCGCCGGGTGTTTCAACGTCAAGGAAGCGGTGATGACCTGCCAGCTCGCGCGCGAGGCGGGGCTGGGCGACTTCGTCAAGGTCGAGGTCATCGGCGACCCAAAAACCCTGTTCCCGGACAACGAAGCCACGCTCGAAGCCTGCAAGCTGCTGGTGAAGGACGGCTTCACCGTGCTGCCTTACTGCATGGACGACGTGGTGTTGTGCAAGAAACTGGAAGACGCGGGCTGCGCCGCTGTCATGCCGCTGGCCGCGCCCATCGGCTCCGGGCTCGGCATCCGCAACCCCTACAACGTCAAACTGATTCTGGAAGCGGTGAAGGTGCCGGTCATCATCGACGCCGGCGTCGGCACCGCCTCCGACGCGGCCCGCGCCATGGAACTGGGCGTCGCCGGACTGTTGATGAACACCGCCATCGCGCAGGCAAAAGATCCGCTGAAAATGGCCAAAGCCATGCGCCTGGGTGTGGAATGTGGACGCCTGGCGTTTGAGGCCGGACGCATCCCGAAAAAACTGTACGCCACGGCAAGCAGTCCGCTCGACGGATTGATCGACGTGTGA
- the thiE gene encoding thiamine phosphate synthase yields the protein MTGEEQPMKTRLIKDVAQVKADQLRLLLITDLKDIPRDRHLDTVEAALKGGVRDLQLREKDLPLPDLFSLALALRQLTSHYGARLYINDRLDIALMTGADGVHLPEAGLPAGEVKARYPHLLVGVSTHSWEAARQAQEAGADYITFSPIYDTPSKREYGAPQGLDALKEVTERVHIPVLALGGINLTRIPEVRRHGAYGAALIRGIWNSSNIENASSQYMQAIKGEF from the coding sequence ATGACCGGCGAAGAGCAACCGATGAAAACGCGGCTCATTAAAGATGTGGCGCAAGTGAAAGCGGATCAGCTGCGGTTGCTGCTGATCACGGACCTGAAAGACATTCCGCGCGACCGGCATCTGGATACGGTCGAGGCCGCACTGAAAGGCGGCGTGCGCGATCTGCAACTGCGCGAAAAAGATTTGCCGTTGCCCGACCTGTTTTCACTGGCACTGGCACTGCGGCAATTGACGTCGCACTACGGTGCGCGGCTTTACATCAACGACCGGCTGGACATCGCCCTCATGACCGGGGCCGACGGCGTGCACCTGCCGGAAGCGGGCCTGCCCGCAGGTGAGGTGAAGGCGCGTTACCCGCACCTTTTGGTCGGCGTGTCCACGCATTCGTGGGAGGCGGCCAGGCAGGCGCAGGAAGCCGGGGCCGATTACATCACTTTCAGCCCCATCTACGACACCCCGTCGAAACGGGAGTACGGCGCGCCTCAGGGATTGGACGCGTTGAAAGAAGTCACCGAGCGGGTCCATATCCCCGTTCTGGCATTGGGAGGTATCAATCTGACACGCATCCCGGAGGTCAGGCGGCACGGCGCGTATGGAGCCGCTCTCATCCGCGGGATCTGGAACAGTTCAAATATCGAAAACGCATCGTCGCAATACATGCAAGCCATCAAAGGAGAGTTCTGA
- a CDS encoding MlaC/ttg2D family ABC transporter substrate-binding protein: protein MTLGLCLLTTLLATAPARAETPQQAVQALLNSIQQVKEMEALSPEEARANRAVMDRALTHLDVAEVSQKTLGKHWKRRSAEERQQFTQLLGELFRYVAFPNSAKFFRELTIEYQDNSKDGTAATVPVVVHHKDEGEIRIDFDLLENDRRWRVVDVILDGVSMRNNLRTQFYQILKKDDFAGLVQRMQDRLDTARGGGS from the coding sequence ATGACACTCGGGTTGTGCCTGTTGACAACCCTGCTTGCGACGGCCCCGGCCCGGGCCGAAACGCCACAGCAGGCGGTGCAGGCCCTGCTGAACAGCATCCAGCAGGTGAAGGAGATGGAGGCGCTGTCGCCGGAGGAGGCGAGGGCCAACCGTGCTGTCATGGACCGCGCCCTGACGCACCTCGACGTGGCGGAGGTCAGCCAGAAAACGCTCGGCAAACACTGGAAACGGCGCTCCGCCGAGGAACGCCAGCAGTTCACCCAGCTTCTGGGAGAGCTGTTCCGCTATGTGGCGTTTCCCAACTCGGCGAAGTTTTTCCGCGAACTGACGATCGAGTATCAGGACAATTCCAAAGATGGAACCGCCGCCACCGTGCCGGTCGTGGTGCATCATAAAGACGAAGGCGAAATCCGCATCGACTTCGACCTGTTGGAAAACGACCGCCGCTGGCGCGTGGTGGACGTCATCCTCGATGGCGTCAGCATGCGCAACAACCTGAGGACGCAGTTCTACCAGATATTGAAGAAAGACGACTTCGCCGGCCTGGTGCAGCGCATGCAGGACCGGCTGGACACCGCCCGCGGCGGCGGAAGTTGA
- the recN gene encoding DNA repair protein RecN, whose protein sequence is MLQELRITNFAIIDNLTVAFGPGLNILTGETGAGKSIIIDALNLILGGRADTDSIRSSETSATVEAVLSVDDVVTLDLIRELGIEVEDNQVLIKRLITLEGKNRTYLNNSPLTVSALATVGQRLVDIHGQHDHQSLLHAEQHVELLDRFGKLGKEKKAFQQVWSGYRKKVEQLNHLLNHQSDRLQRQDLLQFQVKEIDDAALTIGEEDELRAEKNKLNHAEKLHDVLEQALAMLGDQDGSVLELLGRIDRDLGKLPEIDPALEPQAARAGNAFIEAQELEAELRDYVKHIDFSPARLEEIEDRLAEINGLKRKYGGDIAVILEHREKIGEELDSLSLGEEAVDGLKQEIAERQKEVAKLAVELAKKREQAAATLQKAVEKELKDLSMKHVQFGVRFDYEADAEGFTPWNKKTVKTHAEGIGSVEFLFSPNLGEALKPLARIASGGELSRVMLSLKSILNEQDDIPILVFDEVDAGIGGKVAEKVGVKLKKIAASKQVFCITHLPQIAGMATAHFRVHKSVTGKRTRSTITELSYDERVEEIARMSGGETITDATLQYAREMIQATPEETG, encoded by the coding sequence ATGCTGCAGGAACTGAGAATCACCAATTTCGCCATCATCGACAACCTGACGGTGGCGTTCGGCCCGGGTCTCAACATCCTCACCGGCGAAACCGGCGCCGGCAAATCCATCATCATCGACGCCCTCAATCTGATCCTCGGAGGGCGCGCCGACACCGACAGCATCCGCTCGTCGGAAACGTCCGCCACGGTGGAAGCCGTGCTTTCCGTGGACGACGTGGTGACGCTCGACCTCATCCGCGAACTCGGCATCGAGGTCGAGGACAACCAGGTCCTGATCAAACGCCTCATCACGCTGGAAGGCAAAAACCGCACCTACCTCAACAACAGCCCGCTCACCGTTTCGGCGCTGGCGACCGTCGGTCAGCGGCTGGTGGACATCCACGGCCAGCACGATCATCAATCCCTGCTGCACGCGGAGCAGCACGTGGAATTGCTCGACCGCTTTGGCAAACTCGGTAAGGAAAAGAAAGCGTTCCAGCAGGTGTGGAGCGGGTACCGCAAGAAGGTCGAACAACTCAACCACCTGTTGAATCACCAGAGCGATCGCCTGCAACGGCAGGACCTGTTGCAGTTCCAGGTCAAAGAAATCGACGACGCGGCCCTGACGATTGGCGAAGAGGACGAGTTGCGCGCCGAGAAAAACAAACTCAATCACGCCGAAAAACTGCACGACGTGCTGGAACAGGCGCTGGCGATGCTGGGCGATCAGGACGGTTCGGTGCTCGAGCTTTTGGGGCGCATCGACCGCGATCTCGGCAAGCTTCCGGAGATCGATCCGGCATTGGAGCCGCAGGCGGCGCGCGCGGGCAATGCATTCATCGAAGCGCAGGAACTGGAAGCGGAACTGCGCGATTACGTGAAGCACATCGACTTCAGCCCGGCCCGGCTGGAGGAGATCGAGGACCGGCTGGCGGAGATCAACGGACTCAAACGCAAGTACGGCGGGGATATCGCCGTCATTCTCGAACACCGGGAAAAAATCGGGGAAGAACTGGATTCGCTGTCACTCGGTGAAGAGGCGGTGGACGGATTGAAACAGGAAATTGCTGAACGTCAGAAAGAGGTGGCGAAGCTCGCGGTGGAGCTGGCGAAGAAACGCGAGCAGGCCGCCGCCACCTTGCAAAAGGCGGTGGAGAAGGAACTGAAAGACCTCAGCATGAAGCACGTGCAGTTCGGCGTGCGCTTCGATTACGAAGCCGATGCCGAGGGCTTCACCCCCTGGAACAAGAAGACGGTGAAAACGCACGCCGAGGGCATCGGCTCGGTCGAGTTTCTGTTCTCGCCCAACCTGGGCGAGGCCTTGAAACCGCTGGCGCGCATCGCTTCCGGCGGCGAGCTGTCGCGCGTCATGCTGTCGTTGAAATCGATTTTGAACGAGCAGGACGACATCCCCATCCTCGTGTTCGACGAGGTGGATGCGGGCATCGGCGGCAAGGTGGCGGAGAAGGTGGGCGTGAAGCTCAAGAAAATCGCCGCCAGCAAGCAGGTGTTCTGCATCACCCATCTGCCGCAGATTGCGGGCATGGCCACGGCGCATTTCCGCGTGCACAAGAGCGTGACCGGCAAGCGCACGCGCTCGACCATCACCGAACTGTCCTACGATGAGCGCGTGGAGGAGATCGCGCGCATGTCCGGCGGCGAGACCATCACCGACGCCACCCTCCAGTACGCCCGCGAAATGATCCAGGCTACGCCTGAGGAAACGGGGTAA
- a CDS encoding SH3 domain-containing protein has protein sequence MFPLNNKYIWSLIGLLLLITTACAPKRLTPHYETPPPDLKVEDNRLYYKALDAQNRGRLKEAEELWQVFIKRYPQSIHGHNNLGRVYYLEDKLTQATQQFEQGLALEPTDPRLKQNLADALKLQANLLYEDKRFDATIEKLDRLRQIASQEEQQGIQIRIEKVEDKIFEQVRRVDTADSYRDFIQKYPEGINAQRARQRLKELGVGDAQPESSGLSSLIPGFLSNEPETMETAPPVPEAPPKTTVETPLLKDKKKTATMQSPLIDETLDETIVEETEAPKAGLKPSQDPFFNSESFGTAGSKEPVQVKPDATAGAKAGPEDAVTKKKVKPFGSEISDEALDDFLKSLDDQDMQVQPEAPTPPEETAVLPDQTSQHMPTPQNSGTQEVPVTQLTEPVDVPDDLKMIAPFEALAEESASQHSQAKTKKVPVAPTPPSSFPKSKQTASKKKLFSQKQPEAESVAKKLTETKPQSAPERVMVVVKVEPGTYLNVRSEPSVANGKRIGKLKAGDTVPLLKETTLWFQVEFTKGKPGWISRTYASKLPRTSWRIPFDALDDKSIVAS, from the coding sequence ATGTTCCCTTTAAATAACAAATACATATGGTCCCTCATCGGGCTGCTCCTGCTGATCACCACGGCCTGCGCGCCGAAACGCCTGACGCCGCACTATGAAACACCTCCTCCGGATTTGAAGGTGGAGGACAATCGGTTGTATTACAAAGCCCTCGATGCGCAGAACCGGGGCCGCCTGAAGGAGGCGGAAGAACTGTGGCAGGTGTTCATCAAGCGCTACCCACAGTCGATCCACGGCCACAACAACCTGGGCCGCGTGTATTACCTGGAGGACAAGCTGACACAGGCGACGCAGCAGTTCGAACAGGGCCTGGCATTGGAACCGACCGACCCGCGTCTCAAGCAGAACCTGGCCGACGCGCTCAAGTTGCAGGCCAACCTGTTGTATGAGGACAAGCGTTTCGACGCCACCATTGAAAAGCTCGACCGCCTGCGCCAGATCGCGTCGCAGGAGGAACAGCAGGGCATCCAGATCCGCATTGAAAAGGTCGAGGATAAAATCTTTGAACAGGTGCGGCGCGTGGACACGGCGGACAGTTACCGCGATTTCATCCAGAAATATCCGGAAGGCATCAATGCCCAGCGCGCCCGCCAGCGGCTGAAGGAGCTCGGTGTCGGCGACGCCCAGCCGGAGTCTTCCGGGTTGTCCTCGCTGATCCCCGGCTTCCTGTCGAACGAACCGGAGACGATGGAAACGGCGCCGCCGGTTCCGGAAGCGCCGCCGAAGACGACGGTGGAGACGCCGCTCTTAAAGGACAAGAAGAAAACGGCAACCATGCAGAGTCCTTTGATCGACGAGACGCTGGATGAAACCATCGTCGAGGAGACGGAGGCGCCCAAGGCGGGGCTGAAACCTTCCCAGGACCCGTTTTTCAACTCCGAAAGCTTTGGCACGGCCGGCAGCAAGGAACCGGTGCAGGTGAAACCGGACGCGACGGCGGGGGCCAAAGCCGGGCCGGAGGATGCGGTCACAAAAAAGAAAGTGAAGCCGTTCGGGTCGGAGATCTCGGACGAGGCGCTCGACGACTTTTTGAAGAGCCTCGATGATCAGGACATGCAGGTGCAGCCGGAGGCCCCGACGCCGCCGGAGGAAACCGCGGTGCTGCCCGACCAGACCAGCCAGCACATGCCGACGCCTCAAAATTCCGGCACGCAGGAGGTGCCGGTGACGCAACTCACGGAACCGGTGGACGTGCCGGACGACCTGAAGATGATCGCCCCGTTTGAGGCGCTGGCCGAGGAAAGCGCGTCCCAGCACAGCCAGGCCAAAACCAAGAAGGTGCCGGTCGCGCCGACGCCGCCTTCCTCTTTCCCCAAATCAAAACAGACCGCATCCAAAAAAAAACTTTTCTCGCAAAAACAACCTGAAGCTGAGTCCGTTGCCAAAAAGCTGACCGAAACGAAACCGCAATCCGCTCCGGAGCGTGTGATGGTGGTGGTCAAGGTCGAGCCCGGCACCTATCTGAATGTGCGCTCGGAACCCTCGGTCGCAAACGGCAAGCGCATCGGCAAGCTCAAGGCGGGCGATACAGTGCCGCTGCTGAAAGAAACGACGCTCTGGTTTCAGGTGGAGTTCACCAAGGGCAAGCCGGGCTGGATCAGCCGCACTTATGCCTCCAAACTGCCCCGCACCTCGTGGCGCATCCCCTTCGACGCACTGGATGACAAATCCATCGTTGCTTCCTGA
- the thiC gene encoding phosphomethylpyrimidine synthase ThiC — protein sequence MNMPKRPSGTAQKEELQLTRDPISPNSRKVYESGKLFPEIRVPFREVTLSPTAIHNPQPDQPTEEPNDPVLIYDTSGPYTDPEVEIDVRQGLTPLREQWILDRGDVEAYAGRSLRPEDNGYKTEEQMEGVERFDRGSRKIYRARPGCNVSQMHYAKQGIITPEMEYIAIRENAKRRQLLEDAEREGRLAGNSWGAAIPQEITPEFVRDEVAKGRAIIPVNINHPEIEPMIIGRNFLVKINANIGNSAIASSIEEEVEKMVWATRWGSDTVMDLSTGKNIHETREWIIRNSAVPIGTVPIYQALEKVNGKAEDLTWEIFRDTLIEQAEQGVDYFTIHAGVLLRYVPWTAKRVTGIVSRGGSIMAKWCLAHHKENFLYTHFEDICEIMKAYDVAFSLGDGLRPGSLADANDAAQFGELETLGELTEIAWKHDVQTMIEGPGHVPMHLIKENMDKQLKECKEAPFYTLGPLTTDIAPGYDHFTSGIGAAMIGWFGCAMLCYVTPKEHLGLPDRDDVKQGVITYKISAHAADLAKGHPGARVRDDALSKARFEFRWADQFNLSLDPETALKYHDATLPAEGHKLAHFCSMCGPQFCSMKITQDVREYAAKQGVEEDKALEKGMEDMSETFKQKGAEIYHQM from the coding sequence ATGAATATGCCCAAACGCCCTTCCGGCACCGCCCAGAAGGAAGAGCTTCAACTCACGCGGGACCCCATCTCCCCGAACAGCCGCAAGGTGTACGAGTCCGGCAAGCTGTTTCCGGAAATCCGGGTGCCGTTCCGGGAAGTGACGCTGTCGCCGACCGCCATCCACAACCCCCAGCCCGACCAGCCGACGGAGGAGCCGAACGATCCGGTCCTGATCTACGACACCTCCGGACCCTACACCGATCCGGAAGTGGAGATCGACGTGCGCCAGGGTCTGACGCCGCTGCGTGAGCAATGGATTCTCGATCGCGGCGACGTGGAAGCCTACGCCGGACGCAGCCTGCGCCCGGAAGACAACGGCTACAAAACCGAAGAACAGATGGAAGGCGTTGAACGCTTCGACCGCGGCAGCCGCAAGATTTACCGCGCCAGGCCGGGGTGCAATGTGAGCCAGATGCACTACGCGAAACAGGGCATCATCACCCCGGAGATGGAATACATCGCTATCCGCGAAAACGCCAAACGCCGCCAGTTGCTGGAAGACGCCGAGCGCGAAGGCCGCCTGGCGGGCAACAGTTGGGGCGCCGCCATCCCGCAGGAGATCACGCCGGAATTCGTGCGTGACGAAGTGGCTAAGGGCCGCGCCATCATCCCGGTCAACATCAACCACCCGGAAATCGAGCCGATGATCATCGGCCGCAACTTTCTGGTGAAGATCAACGCCAACATCGGCAACTCGGCCATCGCCAGTTCCATCGAAGAAGAAGTCGAGAAGATGGTGTGGGCGACGCGCTGGGGCAGTGACACGGTCATGGACCTGTCCACCGGCAAGAACATCCACGAAACGCGCGAATGGATCATCCGCAACAGCGCCGTGCCCATCGGCACCGTGCCCATCTACCAGGCGCTGGAAAAAGTCAACGGCAAGGCCGAAGACCTGACCTGGGAAATCTTCCGCGACACCTTGATCGAACAGGCGGAGCAGGGCGTCGATTACTTCACCATCCATGCCGGGGTGCTGTTGCGCTACGTGCCGTGGACGGCGAAACGCGTCACCGGCATCGTGTCGCGCGGCGGCTCCATCATGGCCAAATGGTGCCTGGCGCATCACAAGGAAAACTTCCTCTACACGCACTTCGAGGACATCTGCGAAATCATGAAGGCGTACGACGTCGCCTTCTCGCTGGGCGACGGCCTGCGGCCGGGCTCGCTGGCGGACGCCAACGACGCGGCGCAGTTCGGCGAGCTGGAAACGCTGGGCGAGTTGACCGAGATCGCGTGGAAGCACGACGTGCAGACCATGATCGAGGGACCGGGCCACGTGCCCATGCACCTCATCAAGGAGAACATGGACAAGCAGTTGAAGGAGTGCAAGGAAGCGCCGTTCTACACGCTGGGGCCGCTGACCACGGACATCGCGCCGGGCTACGACCACTTCACCAGCGGCATCGGCGCCGCCATGATCGGCTGGTTCGGCTGCGCCATGCTGTGCTACGTCACGCCGAAAGAACACCTCGGCCTGCCCGACCGCGACGACGTCAAGCAGGGCGTCATCACTTACAAGATCTCCGCCCACGCGGCGGACCTTGCCAAGGGGCATCCGGGCGCCAGGGTGCGCGACGATGCGCTCAGCAAGGCGCGCTTCGAGTTCCGCTGGGCCGACCAGTTCAATCTGTCGCTCGATCCGGAGACCGCGCTCAAGTACCACGACGCCACGCTGCCGGCGGAAGGCCACAAGCTGGCGCACTTCTGCTCGATGTGCGGACCGCAGTTCTGCTCGATGAAGATCACGCAGGACGTGCGCGAGTACGCGGCCAAGCAAGGCGTGGAGGAAGACAAGGCGCTGGAGAAAGGCATGGAAGACATGTCCGAAACCTTCAAACAAAAAGGCGCGGAAATCTACCACCAGATGTAA